From one Misgurnus anguillicaudatus chromosome 2, ASM2758022v2, whole genome shotgun sequence genomic stretch:
- the xirp1 gene encoding xin actin-binding repeat-containing protein 1 isoform X2 encodes MAEEAEQVKVRDAATGVDDDFPPPPPPLPRPQVLELIQIDHDHNFLPVPPPKDTFKDCYQQRQKSELKRIFKHIHPELKMSIDDVVDDELIEAINPQAAEGEVQSMRWIFENWKLDNIGDPHETKKLLDEENLQGGDVRGTSSLFEHSVFEGQHTTGGDKPGLVKGDVRTATWLFETQPLDSISKSKIEDEEIVEAVLKEPIQKGDVRGARLLFESKPLDALGRCCSIEDQRFLTLKSELQENKGDVKKNIKLFHSDPCCALRDTSGHIHEIKSICREEIQSSNFKTARWLFETQPLDRIDKERTGVQIIRGISLEESQKGGVDQKKWMFETQPLDAIREGAVEEQKFKGTEEDFSADVQNKRKLFENQPLSSSEGIEKEPIVGGNVGSTLWLFETQPMDSLKDIYERDENEDVKDKKQQFEKFSVCKMTGESVSKVQDVERGDVKTFKNLFETLPLSHISQSENAQAQICDVTAGDVKGNHESTPLYAIKDSAGNFHKVTTVSREECIKGSVQNYKWMFETKPLDRFEEGKNEVEVIKGITRQEDTTNDVRTAKWLFETQPLDCIHLKFNQKDTDSAAPQEECQKGNVKTCKWLFETQPMDILYEKSERNQDVQQVPTADVKSHTWLFETQPLDNIKDKEEFNLKLCSTVQEDVRSDVNVKTIKRLFETETLDRITKQTDSAQDIRYVSQVDVQSGDVSRVKNIFESNSLDEIGGERIKESNIEQQDNEIQSGSVHKFTWLFENQPICDINDKEDKIIPSVNDVESGDVGHKKFIFETFSLDKMQDQDQLHQSMTVEQPMNTSINVKSSTMLFESQPLYAIKDKDGQFHEVTTVKKEEMMGGDVRGARWLFETKPLDTIQADKEIYIIRAVTQEDVLKGDVKSARWKFETQPLDTLEGREGPSVKIVEDRSHGKSVQESKQLFETEQVAQKKFVRMVSVTDVQQGDVRTSTWLFENHPIGTLKGDSQEENTLQTVHREDNTKGDVKRCTWLFESQPLDTIKDQESSEESASSKDEIPKADVKSTTWLFETTPLDKITVESVTDILYRLCHDSFIHSSGIIIQADDYKYVNMAKYQFVSGEDPKVEKEEVVEGNIRNIMLQLLFRPNFRPKVVLVKDDDQGKVHSTVLEIPLQQPGSAENPDTVCEIQEAVKIIESLLVQQKSIKTGLVMQESEGRQSEMTVYSLHYQKSTTTESQDVTRGDVKSTIGNLLATVHSQQTKQSYRLEQNERGNVDLYRNCIESGDLHSLKSLQRELSEEEPTSSQRDQIEIVHGDVKEAKRNLNQQREQVERTVLDVVPGDVKSAKKVFSEVSIDLSVGSCVPKEEIVKGDVLSAMQQLDEAIKQQLVVEKEEIVSGDIKATLESLERAKQQSMLVEREVIVPGTIYDLNVEAVDVCSEDNERKIMKEEIISGDVKAAKKSLEMAKNQSMRVEREAVTPGKLYNLNESSQCQNISTAQQSTTSSTSNPQITTTFRKVSVIKKPQGSNETVYHQNEVERRDVISVVSTENDSTRVDNNAQFSEIEPEIVRGDVKAAIQSLQCAVKEQRGVDREDVVRGNMQETLQSLEKSSINISKGDYKAAMLYRKSCTQNRLKNDSGIEECKQSCFVTLPSSDTKLSSSVSVTGSEHLTVLALNSEPFISPNSDNSHPQTSTHPPPIPPKTGHQVKGPKPVIPPKPLNITTHVSKTCSPEPPISNQHTPSVLPKKTPFKKTHTHKPETMNFESLDNKQHNLHEPVQRTEVKDPMDIQKMKYTEQWVHNSRMQHMDTPSIGTIENVNDSSCACNKIGMEKNVIQKINAAEEIRMCMQNYSVDTSEELNMGFKVALQNFGEKKTATADTTSSFPKKIPKVVPNKTIEEQATNEVALHLPKKDKGTDTPEKHNESFKDHSNTEKKVVLREKKVKRETEDERRQRLSVHKEDIIKGNVKAAMEIFENLMRREELKIILSKVQEIEGETCEVDVRSLKTLYENMPAWIAGPTKNTKHRPSTKETRSETEGLRDDLESVSSVEAAFEDLEKASVDIIRLKEQTLAKLMEIEEAIKKALYSVSNLKSEADIAGLSGLFSESLNADNVSPSTNNIRKISIVSSKAKPVQSKQVHGTDKTANSDVLKEACKPCPNLPSSPSFISIHSAARKPVDTKASDQLKASSTFKQSSTANNHICSPQSPKRKVSVLEVQTVPQVESGIIGTQTVSEKYEEVDCFGNTYFSSRSSTFVTKQSETESSSSYDVVTNSGRYDAMTSPMTQRSGHTLSTNSLSKRKDGKVFVTFGHSNTEKH; translated from the coding sequence ATGGCAGAAGAAGCCGAACAGGTAAAAGTGAGAGATGCAGCCACTGGAGTTGATGATGATTTCCCTCCCCCTCCACCTCCTCTACCAAGACCTCAAGTTCTGGAGTTAATTCAAATAGATCACGATCACAACTTCCTCCCTGTACCACCTCCAAAAGACACATTTAAAGATTGCTACCAGCAAAGACAGAAAAGTGAACTGAAACGTATTTTTAAACACATCCACCCGGAATTAAAGATGAGTATTGATGATGTCGTAGATGATGAACTGATAGAAGCAATAAATCCACAAGCAGCAGAGGGAGAAGTCCAATCCATGCGTTGGATATTTGAAAACTGGAAGCTTGACAACATTGGAGACCCACATGAAACCAAAAAATTACTTGATGAAGAAAATCTTCAAGGTGGAGATGTGAGGGGAACGTCCTCCCTGTTTGAGCATTCAGTGTTTGAAGGTCAACACACAACAGGTGGTGACAAACCAGGTTTAGTCAAAGGAGACGTTCGCACGGCCACCTGGTTGTTTGAGACGCAGCCTCTAGATTCAATCAGTAAGTCGAAAATAGAGGATGAAGAGATTGTGGAGGCTGTACTGAAGGAACCTATTCAGAAGGGGGATGTGAGAGGTGCTCGTCTCTTATTCGAATCAAAGCCACTGGATGCTTTGGGGCGCTGCTGCTCCATTGAAGATCAACGCTTTCTAACCCTAAAATCAGAACTTCAGGAAAACAAAGGAGATGTGAAGAAAAACATCAAACTATTTCATTCAGATCCCTGTTGCGCTCTTAGGGACACCAGCGGCCACATCCATGAGATCAAGTCAATCTGTAGGGAGGAAATCCAGAGCAGTAACTTTAAAACAGCACGCTGGCTGTTTGAAACTCAGCCCTTGGACCGCATTGATAAAGAAAGGACTGGTGTGCAGATTATTCGGGGGATCTCACTTGAGGAATCCCAAAAGGGTGGTGTTGACCAAAAGAAATGGATGTTTGAAACCCAACCACTTGATGCAATTCGTGAAGGTGCTGTGGAAGAACaaaagtttaaaggaacagAGGAGGACTTCTCAGCAGATGTTCAAAACAAACGAAAGCTTTTTGAAAACCAGCCCCTGTCGTCGTCTGAAGGTATAGAAAAAGAGCCAATTGTTGGAGGTAATGTAGGGTCCACCCTATGGCTTTTTGAAACACAGCCTATGGACTCTCTAAAAGACATCTATGAAAGAGATGAAAATGAAGATGTTAAAGACAAAAAGCAGCAGTTTGAGAAATTCAGTGTTTGTAAAATGACGGGTGAAAGCGTAAGCAAAGTTCAAGATGTCGAGAGGGGAGATGTCAAGACTTTCAAGAATCTTTTTGAAACTCTACCTCTTAGTCACATCTCTCAGAGCGAGAATGCACAAGCTCAGATCTGTGATGTAACAGCTGGAGACGTCAAAGGCAACCATGAATCCACCCCATTGTATGCAATTAAGGACAGTGCTGGCAACTTTCATAAGGTAACTACTGTCAGTAGAGAGGAATGCATAAAAGGAAGCGTGCAAAATTACAAATGGATGTTTGAGACAAAACCTCTAGATAGGTTTGAGGAAGGTAAGAACGAAGTAGAAGTCATTAAAGGCATTACAAGGCAAGAAGATACAACAAATGATGTAAGAACTGCAAAATGGTTGTTTGAAACACAACCTTTGGATTGCATCCATTTAAAATTCAATCAGAAAGACACGGATTCAGCAGCACCACAGGAAGAATGTCAAAAGGGTAATGTGAAGACGTGCAAATGGCTATTTGAGACACAACCAATGGACATTTTATATGAGAAATCAGAGCGAAACCAGGATGTACAACAGGTGCCAACGGCTGATGTGAAATCACACACTTGGCTTTTTGAAACTCAGCCTTTGGATAACATTAAAGACAAGGAGGAATTCAATTTGAAATTGTGCAGTACTGTGCAGGAAGATGTAAGAAGTGATgtcaatgtaaagacaataAAACGTCTTTTCGAAACCGAGACTTTGGACAGAATAACAAAGCAAACTGATTCTGCGCAAGATATAAGATACGTCAGTCAAGTGGATGTCCAGTCTGGAGATGTTTCTCGagtcaaaaacatttttgaatcCAATTCACTTGATGAAATCGGAGGTGAGCGCATTAAAGAGTCAAACATCGAGCAGCAGGACAATGAAATTCAGTCAGGATCAGTGCACAAATTCACTTGGCTCTTTGAGAATCAGCCTATCTGTGACATTAATGATAAGGAAGATAAAATAATTCCTAGTGTCAATGATGTTGAAAGCGGTGATGTTGGAcataaaaagtttatttttgaaACCTTCTCTCTGGACAAAATGCAGGATCAAGATCAACTGCACCAGTCAATGACTGTTGAGCAACCCATGAACACAAGCATCAATGTAAAGTCCAGCACAATGCTTTTTGAATCCCAACCTTTGTATGCCATAAAAGACAAAGATGGACAGTTTCATGAAGTGACCACAGTAAAGAAAGAGGAAATGATGGGGGGAGATGTAAGGGGAGCAAGATGGCTGTTTGAAACCAAACCACTTGATACCATTCAGGCagacaaagaaatttatatcatCCGTGCAGTTACACAGGAGGATGTGCTCAAGGGTGATGTAAAATCGGCACGCTGGAAGTTTGAGACGCAGCCTCTGGACACCCTTGAGGGACGTGAAGGGCCTTCGGTAAAGATTGTGGAAGACAGAAGTCACGGAAAAAGTGTCCAAGAAAGCAAACAACTTTTTGAGACTGAACAAGTAGCCCAAAAGAAGTTTGTAAGGATGGTGAGCGTTACAGATGTTCAACAAGGTGATGTCCGCACATCCACTTGGCTCTTTGAGAATCATCCTATTGGTACTCTGAAAGGTGACTCACAAGAGGAAAATACCTTGCAAACTGTTCATAGGGAGGATAACACGAAGGGTGATGTGAAACGATGCACTTGGCTATTTGAATCACAGCCCCTGGATACAATTAAAGACCAAGAATCTAGTGAAGAGTCTGCTTCATCAAAGGACGAAATTCCTAAGGCTGATGTTAAAAGCACCACCTGGTTATTTGAGACGACACCACTGGACAAAATCACAGTGGAGAGCGTAACAGATATACTCTACCGTCTTTGTCatgattcatttattcattcaagtGGAATCATCATCCAGGCCGATGACTATAAGTATGTAAACATGGCAAAATATCAGTTTGTTAGTGGTGAAGATCCCAAAGTTGAAAAGGAGGAAGTTGTTGAAGGAAACATCAGGAACATAATGTTGCAATTGTTGTTCAGACCGAACTTCAGACCTAAAGTTGTTCTTGTTAAAGATGACGACCAAGGAAAGGTGCACAGCACAGTGCTTGAAATTCCACTACAACAGCCTGGATCTGCAGAAAACCCAGACACTGTGTGCGAGATTCAAGAAGCTGTTAAAATTATTGAGAGCTTGCTGGTTCAGCAAAAATCTATCAAGACAGGATTGGTCATGCAAGAATCAGAGGGAAGGCAGTCGGAGATGACAGTGTATTCCCTTCACTATCAAAAAAGCACAACTACGGAATCGCAAGATGTCACACGAGGAGATGTCAAGTCCACCATTGGCAACCTTCTTGCCACAGTCCACAGCCAGCAGACCAAGCAATCCTACCGATTAGAACAAAACGAGAGGGGGAATGTTGATCTCTATAGAAATTGCATTGAAAGTGGCGACCTCCATTCTCTTAAGAGTCTACAGCGAGAGCTATCTGAGGAGGAGCCGACTTCCTCACAGAGAGACCAAATAGAAATTGTCCATGGTGATGTGAAGGAAGCAAAGAGAAACCTCAATCAACAAAGAGAACAAGTTGAACGAACTGTCTTGGATGTTGTACCAGGAGATGTGAAGAGTGCTAAAAAGGTTTTCTCAGAGGTTTCTATAGATCTGTCCGTCGGAAGCTGTGTGCCAAAGGAGGAGATCGTTAAAGGTGATGTTTTATCTGCCATGCAGCAACTTGATGAAGCTATCAAGCAGCAACTCGTGGTAGAGAAAGAAGAAATAGTGTCTGGGGATATTAAAGCGACACTTGAATCCTTGGAGCGAGCAAAGCAGCAAAGTATGCTCGTAGAACGCGAAGTCATCGTACCAGGCACCATTTACGATCTGAATGTAGAAGCTGTGGATGTGTGCTCAGAAGATAATGAAAGGAAAATAATGAAGGAGGAAATCATTTCAGGGGACGTTAAAGCTGCCAAAAAGTCATTGGAGATGGCGAAGAACCAAAGTATGAGAGTGGAACGAGAGGCTGTCACTCCTGGAAAGTTATATAATCTGAACGAATCATCTCAGTGCCAAAACATCTCAACAGCGCAGCAGTCTACAACATCATCCACGAGCAACCCGCAGATAACTACGACATTTCGAAAGGTTAGTGTTATCAAGAAACCTCAGGGATCCAATGAAACAGTTTATCATCAGAATGAAGTGGAAAGGAGAGATGTAATAAGTGTTGTTAGTACAGAAAATGACTCGACGAGAGTAGATAACAATGCTCAGTTTTCAGAGATAGAGCCTGAAATTGTTAGAGGTGATGTAAAGGCTGCAATTCAGTCTTTACAATGTGCTGTGAAAGAGCAGAGAGGTGTAGACAGAGAGGATGTTGTAAGAGGTAATATGCAAGAGACACTCCAGTCTCTTGAAAAATCTAGCATTAATATTTCTAAAGGGGATTACAAGGCAGCAATGTTATATAGAAAATCTTGTACACAGAACAGATTGAAAAATGACTCAGGGATTGAGGAATGCAAGCAGAGTTGTTTTGTAACATTGCCTTCATCTGACACTAAATTGTCTTCTTCGGTTTCAGTGACCGGCAGTGAGCATCTGACCGTCTTGGCACTGAACTCCGAACCTTTCATAAGTCCCAACTCAGATAATTCACACCCGCAGACTAGCACACATCCACCACCTATCCCTCCGAAAACAGGTCATCAGGTTAAAGGTCCGAAACCAGTTATTCCACCAAAGCCATTGAACATCACCACTCATGTTTCAAAAACCTGTTCACCCGAGCCTCCTATAAGTAACCAACACACTCCATCAGTTCTACCCAAAAAGACACCCTTCAAGAAAACGCACACGCATAAACCGGAAACTATGAATTTTGAAAGCCTAGACAACAAGCAACACAATCTTCATGAACCAGTTCAAAGGACAGAAGTCAAAGATCCTATGGATATTCAGAAAATGAAGTACACTGAGCAATGGGTTCACAATTCACGCATGCAACATATGGACACCCCATCAATCGGCACAATAGAAAATGTTAATGACAGTTCCTGTGCTTGTAATAAAATTGGAATGGAGAAAAATGTGATTCAGAAGATAAATGCTGCTGAAGAGATCAGGATGTGTATGCAAAATTATTCAGTGGACACTAGTGAAGAATTAAACATGGGATTTAAGGTTGCACTCCAGAATTTTGGGGAAAAGAAAACGGCTACTGCAGACACAACTTCATCTTTTCCAAAGAAAATTCCTAAAGTCGTTCCTAATAAAACTATCGAGGAACAAGCAACAAATGAAGTTGCCCTACACCTGCCCAAAAAAGATAAAGGCACAGATACACCAGAAAAACATAATGAATCCTTTAAAGACCACAGTAACACTGAGAAGAAAGTTGTTTTGAGAGAAAAGAAAGTAAAGAGGGAAACCGAAGACGAGCGTCGTCAGAGGCTGTCCGTCCACAAAGAGGATATCATAAAGGGCAATGTGAAAGCTGCCATGGAGATCTTCGAAAATCTGATGAGACGAGAGGAACTGAAAATCATTTTGTCGAAAGTTCAGGAAATAGAGGGCGAGACTTGTGAGGTGGATGTCAGATCTCTGAAGACTTTGTATGAGAACATGCCTGCTTGGATAGCCGGTccaacaaaaaacacaaagcaTAGACCTTCTACAAAGGAGACGAGATCCGAAACAGAGGGACTGAGAGATGATCTAGAGAGCGTATCTTCTGTTGAGGCTGCTTTTGAGGATTTAGAGAAGGCAAGCGTGGACATTATTCGCTTGAAAGAGCAGACATTAGCTAAACTTATGGAAATAGAGGAAGCTATAAAAAAAGCTTTGTATTCTGTCTCAAATTTAAAGTCTGAGGCTGACATTGCAGGATTGTCGGGTCTATTCAGTGAGTCCTTAAATGCTGACAATGTTTCTCCAAGTACGAATAACATTAGGAAAATAAGCATCGTGTCCAGTAAAGCAAAGCCGGTGCAGTCTAAACAGGTACATGGTACTGATAAAACGGCAAATTCAGATGTGCTAAAAGAGGCATGCAAACCATGCCCGAATCTCCCTTCTTCTCCATCTTTCATATCTATTCATTCTGCGGCAAGAAAACCTGTGGATACAAAAGCGAGTGACCAACTTAAAGCAAGCAGTACCTTTAAACAGTCCTCAACTGCCAACAATCACATATGTAGCCCTCAAAGTCCCAAAAGGAAGGTGAGTGTTCTTGAAGTACAAACGGTCCCTCAGGTTGAAAGTGGAATTATTGGAACTCAGACCGTCAGTGAGAAATATGAAGAAGTTGATTGCTTTGGAAATACATACTTCTCTTCCAGAAGCTCTACATTTGTTACAAAACAGTCTGAGACCGAATCATCATCCTCGTATGATGTAGTTACCAATTCAGGAAGGTATGATGCCATGACTTCTCCCATGACGCAAAGATCTGGCCACACTTTATCTACAAATTCTCTATCAAAAAGAAAAGACGGCAAAGTGTTTGTTACTTTCGGTCATTCAAACACAGAAAAACATTAA